In a single window of the Equus quagga isolate Etosha38 chromosome 7, UCLA_HA_Equagga_1.0, whole genome shotgun sequence genome:
- the PFN3 gene encoding profilin-3, with protein sequence MGDWKSYISAVLRDQRVDDVAIVGHSDNSCVWASRPGGLLAAISPQEVGVLIGPDRRTFLKAGLSVAGRRCCVIRDHLLAEGDGVLDARTKGLDGRAVCVGHTPRALLVLMGRRGVHGGMLNKMVHGLIRGLRAQGT encoded by the coding sequence ATGGGCGACTGGAAAAGCTACATAAGTGCGGTGCTGCGGGACCAGCGCGTTGACGACGTGGCCATCGTGGGCCATTCGGACAATAGCTGCGTGTGGGCATCGCGGCCCGGGGGCCTGCTGGCGGCCATCTCCCCGCAGGAGGTGGGTGTGCTGATAGGGCCGGACCGGCGCACCTTCCTGAAGGCCGGCCTGAGCGTGGCGGGCCGCCGCTGCTGCGTCATTCGCGATCACCTGCTGGCCGAGGGCGACGGAGTACTGGACGCACGCACCAAGGGCCTAGACGGGCGCGCCGTCTGCGTGGGCCACACTCCGCGCGCGCTCCTCGTGCTCATGGGTCGGCGGGGCGTGCACGGAGGCATGCTCAACAAGATGGTGCACGGGCTGATCCGCGGGCTGCGTGCGCAGGGCACCTAG